A region of Thermococcus argininiproducens DNA encodes the following proteins:
- a CDS encoding carbohydrate ABC transporter permease, with the protein MKRPKSLVSLFFLLPALILMVPFVIYPVFKTIYLSFFFGDEFVGLENYKNVLLSSDIVNLERFPTNSPPWGALVHNVVWIVIHLPVTVFLGLGIALLLRKKEVKGSSIVKSIVFLGMVIPMIVGGLIIRFLFEEGAGVVPAIFKALGIERLAITWTAYPQTALFAAILGSIWIWTGFSMLMYSAGLASIPRDYYEAALIDGASRFQIFKNVTWPLLKPITIVIVAMTLLWDLKIFDIVYVATGGGPGGASMVLALQMWDYFARALNYNYAAVVAVLLTTLTIIPALWLIRRRE; encoded by the coding sequence GATATACCCTGTATTCAAGACTATATATCTTAGCTTCTTTTTTGGTGATGAATTTGTAGGGTTAGAAAATTATAAAAACGTGCTTTTAAGTTCTGATATTGTAAATCTTGAAAGATTTCCTACCAATTCTCCCCCTTGGGGAGCTCTTGTGCATAATGTGGTATGGATAGTGATTCATCTTCCAGTCACTGTATTTTTGGGATTAGGAATTGCTCTCTTATTAAGAAAGAAGGAGGTTAAAGGGAGTTCCATAGTCAAATCAATAGTTTTCTTGGGAATGGTAATTCCTATGATTGTTGGAGGTTTAATCATTCGCTTCCTTTTTGAGGAAGGTGCTGGTGTTGTACCAGCCATATTTAAGGCATTGGGAATTGAAAGATTGGCGATCACTTGGACAGCGTATCCACAGACTGCATTATTCGCAGCTATTCTAGGGTCAATATGGATATGGACAGGTTTTAGCATGTTAATGTATTCGGCAGGGTTGGCTTCAATACCTAGGGATTATTACGAGGCGGCTTTGATAGATGGTGCTAGTAGATTTCAGATTTTTAAAAATGTAACATGGCCTTTGTTAAAGCCAATAACAATAGTAATAGTGGCAATGACTCTCTTGTGGGATCTTAAGATATTTGATATCGTTTACGTGGCTACAGGAGGAGGACCAGGTGGGGCTTCAATGGTTCTTGCACTTCAAATGTGGGATTACTTTGCAAGAGCTCTCAATTACAATTATGCGGCAGTAGTGGCAGTATTATTGACTACACTAACTATCATACCTGCCCTATGGCTAATTAGGAGGAGGGAGTAA